From one Elusimicrobia bacterium HGW-Elusimicrobia-1 genomic stretch:
- the rpmG gene encoding 50S ribosomal protein L33 produces the protein MAERPRHIITLACTVCKDRNYHNAVGKKREKKIELKKYCRKCRKHTLHKESK, from the coding sequence ATGGCCGAAAGACCCCGTCATATTATAACCCTCGCCTGCACCGTCTGCAAAGACAGGAACTACCACAATGCCGTAGGTAAGAAACGCGAGAAGAAGATAGAGTTAAAAAAATACTGCCGCAAGTGCCGGAAACACACCCTGCACAAAGAATCTAAATAA
- the secE gene encoding preprotein translocase subunit SecE has translation MNSFVHSLKSFFIEAYEELKKVSWLSKKEVIASTIGIIIIVVVASLYIGVVDFLLSKTLGVFIIR, from the coding sequence ATGAACAGTTTTGTCCATTCGCTTAAATCGTTCTTCATAGAGGCATACGAGGAACTCAAGAAAGTTTCCTGGCTTTCGAAAAAAGAAGTTATCGCTTCGACGATAGGCATCATAATAATTGTCGTGGTGGCTTCACTCTACATAGGCGTGGTTGATTTTCTGCTTTCGAAAACACTCGGAGTATTCATAATAAGGTAA
- the nusG gene encoding transcription termination/antitermination factor NusG — translation MTQHWYVVQTQTNFEDKAKTELERLMKSPEYAEKIVEVIVPTEEVIKISKNKKTVNKRKFFPGYVMVKMDLDEDTYWAVRKISGVKSFLSDRKKPIPLKEEEVAAIKEILDAPNLRPRPVVMFERDETLRIVDGPFKLLMGIVQDIYPDKARLKLMVTIFGRPTPVELDFTQVEKM, via the coding sequence ATGACGCAACATTGGTACGTAGTGCAGACGCAGACGAATTTCGAGGATAAGGCAAAAACGGAACTTGAACGCCTTATGAAAAGCCCCGAGTACGCCGAAAAGATCGTCGAAGTCATTGTTCCGACCGAAGAAGTAATCAAAATAAGCAAAAACAAAAAGACCGTCAACAAGCGCAAGTTCTTTCCCGGCTATGTGATGGTAAAAATGGATCTCGACGAGGACACGTACTGGGCGGTAAGAAAAATATCCGGCGTCAAGAGCTTTCTGAGCGACCGGAAAAAACCCATTCCCTTAAAAGAAGAAGAAGTGGCGGCGATAAAAGAAATTCTCGATGCCCCCAACCTTAGGCCCAGACCCGTGGTGATGTTTGAAAGGGACGAGACGCTCCGCATCGTCGATGGTCCGTTCAAACTTCTTATGGGCATTGTTCAGGACATATATCCCGACAAAGCCCGCCTCAAACTTATGGTAACGATTTTCGGCCGGCCGACGCCCGTCGAACTGGACTTTACCCAAGTCGAAAAAATGTAA
- the rplK gene encoding 50S ribosomal protein L11, translating into MAPKVKKVKTQIKLQIPAGAANPAPPVGPALGQHGVNIMDFCKQFNEKTKAMEAGMTIPVVITVFEDRSFTFILKMPPVAALIKKAVGLAKASGVPNKDKVGKLTAKQVEEIAKKKMPDLNARDLEAAKQMVAGTARSMGVDVEG; encoded by the coding sequence ATGGCACCCAAAGTAAAGAAAGTAAAAACACAAATAAAACTGCAGATTCCCGCGGGCGCGGCAAATCCCGCGCCGCCCGTAGGTCCGGCGCTCGGACAGCACGGCGTCAACATAATGGATTTCTGCAAGCAGTTCAACGAAAAAACCAAGGCGATGGAAGCCGGAATGACGATACCCGTGGTTATAACGGTATTTGAAGACCGCTCCTTTACCTTTATATTAAAGATGCCGCCGGTCGCAGCGCTCATTAAAAAAGCGGTGGGACTGGCCAAGGCGTCGGGCGTGCCCAATAAGGACAAAGTCGGCAAACTTACGGCCAAACAGGTCGAAGAAATCGCCAAAAAGAAAATGCCCGACTTAAACGCCAGAGATCTTGAAGCCGCCAAACAGATGGTGGCCGGAACAGCCCGTTCGATGGGCGTGGATGTTGAAGGATAA
- a CDS encoding 50S ribosomal protein L1, producing the protein MSKRMKEASKVASENLYKVEDGIAVLKKFPKAKFDETVEVHVRLGIDPKQGDQIIRGAVAMPHGLGKSRKVAVVAKGEKVKEAEAAGADTAGSDDLIEKIAKGWMDFDVLVATPDAMKDLAKVGKTLGPKGLMPNPKTGTVTFDIAKTVKELKAGRVEYKNDAYGIIHAAVGKLSFDEAKLADNIKALMDAIVRAKPSTAKGVYLKSVTIASTMSPGVKLDPAQKF; encoded by the coding sequence ATGTCCAAGAGAATGAAAGAAGCGTCCAAAGTCGCAAGCGAAAATCTTTACAAAGTCGAAGACGGCATCGCGGTTTTAAAAAAGTTCCCCAAAGCCAAGTTCGACGAAACCGTCGAGGTGCACGTGCGGCTGGGGATTGATCCCAAGCAGGGCGACCAGATTATAAGAGGCGCGGTGGCCATGCCCCACGGACTCGGCAAGTCGCGCAAGGTAGCCGTGGTCGCCAAAGGCGAAAAGGTCAAGGAAGCCGAGGCGGCGGGCGCCGATACCGCGGGCTCCGACGACTTGATAGAAAAAATCGCCAAGGGCTGGATGGACTTCGACGTGCTGGTGGCCACGCCCGACGCTATGAAAGATCTGGCCAAGGTCGGAAAGACGCTGGGGCCCAAAGGTCTGATGCCGAATCCCAAAACCGGCACGGTCACTTTCGATATAGCCAAGACCGTAAAAGAACTCAAGGCCGGCCGCGTCGAGTATAAAAACGACGCCTACGGCATAATACACGCGGCCGTCGGCAAGTTATCTTTCGACGAAGCCAAACTTGCGGACAATATTAAGGCGCTGATGGACGCGATCGTGCGCGCAAAGCCGTCGACGGCAAAGGGCGTGTACTTAAAAAGCGTTACCATCGCCTCGACGATGAGCCCCGGCGTAAAACTCGATCCCGCCCAGAAGTTCTAA
- a CDS encoding GNAT family N-acetyltransferase has translation MKIRPAKVSDVKAMQSAIKYFADKREMLPRSLNDLYENIFEFFVAETPDGKFAGCAAIHVSWEDLAEVKGLAVAPDCQGKGVGKELVAACEAKAKESGINKIFALTFKPEFFEKVGYKKIERDSLPHKVWGECVKCPMFPDCGEVAVSKQI, from the coding sequence ATGAAAATCCGCCCCGCAAAAGTCAGCGATGTAAAAGCGATGCAGTCGGCCATTAAATATTTCGCAGACAAGAGAGAAATGCTCCCGCGCTCGCTTAACGACCTCTACGAAAACATATTCGAATTTTTTGTGGCGGAGACGCCCGACGGAAAATTCGCGGGCTGCGCCGCCATTCACGTTTCGTGGGAAGATCTTGCCGAAGTCAAAGGCCTCGCCGTGGCGCCGGACTGTCAGGGAAAGGGTGTGGGCAAGGAATTGGTCGCCGCCTGCGAGGCGAAGGCGAAAGAATCCGGCATAAACAAAATATTCGCGCTGACGTTCAAACCGGAATTTTTTGAAAAAGTCGGGTATAAAAAAATCGAGCGCGATTCGCTGCCGCACAAGGTTTGGGGCGAGTGCGTAAAATGCCCGATGTTCCCCGACTGCGGCGAAGTCGCCGTGTCAAAACAAATATAG
- a CDS encoding 2-oxoacid:ferredoxin oxidoreductase subunit gamma, which translates to METKIIISGAGGQGVLFAGVLLAQGALEAGKHTTFFPSYGAEIRGGAAMSSVIISDDDIGAPVVEKPDALIILNEVSFMKYGSLSRPGSIAVLNTSVVKSAFPDTFAGIPASTLAIEKIGDVRTANAVMIGHYIKLSKLLRLDDLIIAADAVSKGSAAAALNKKALEIGYNYNNSPL; encoded by the coding sequence ATGGAAACCAAAATAATAATATCCGGAGCCGGAGGCCAGGGCGTGCTTTTTGCCGGAGTTCTTCTGGCGCAGGGCGCTCTTGAAGCCGGTAAACACACCACTTTTTTCCCGTCGTACGGCGCGGAAATCAGAGGAGGCGCGGCGATGTCGAGCGTTATTATTTCCGACGATGACATAGGCGCTCCCGTGGTCGAGAAGCCGGACGCTCTTATAATTTTAAACGAAGTGTCCTTTATGAAATACGGTTCACTATCGAGGCCCGGCTCCATTGCCGTGCTCAACACATCCGTGGTAAAATCGGCATTTCCGGATACCTTCGCCGGCATACCGGCTTCCACTCTGGCCATAGAAAAAATCGGAGACGTCAGAACGGCCAACGCCGTAATGATAGGCCATTATATTAAACTCTCAAAACTTCTTCGGCTCGACGATCTTATCATAGCCGCCGATGCGGTTTCAAAGGGTTCCGCTGCCGCCGCGCTCAACAAAAAAGCCCTTGAAATAGGGTATAATTATAATAATTCCCCCTTATAA
- a CDS encoding 2-oxoglutarate oxidoreductase — MKTVFSRPQSLSETPHLYCPGCGHGIIHRLVAEVIDELGAREKTIGIAPVGCAVFAYDYFNFDVTEAPHGRPPAVATGIKRVLPDRVVFTYQGDGDLAAIGTSEIIHAAARGEKITVIFVNNATYGMTGGQMAPTTMPGQRTTTTPAGRSPDIHGNSIRVAELISVLEGSKYVERVAVNSPKNIIRAKKAIKTAFETQLAGKGFSLVEVLSQCPVDWRMTPCDSVGWVESEMMKYYPLGIIKK, encoded by the coding sequence ATGAAAACGGTATTTTCGCGTCCGCAATCTCTGAGCGAAACGCCGCACCTGTACTGTCCGGGCTGCGGCCACGGGATAATTCACCGCCTGGTCGCCGAGGTCATCGACGAACTCGGCGCAAGAGAAAAAACCATCGGCATTGCGCCGGTTGGCTGCGCCGTGTTCGCGTACGACTATTTCAACTTCGACGTCACCGAAGCGCCGCACGGTCGCCCGCCCGCCGTGGCGACCGGCATAAAAAGAGTGCTGCCCGATCGCGTGGTATTTACGTATCAGGGCGACGGCGATCTGGCCGCCATAGGCACGTCGGAAATAATTCACGCCGCCGCCCGCGGCGAGAAAATAACGGTGATTTTCGTCAACAACGCCACCTACGGAATGACCGGCGGGCAGATGGCTCCAACGACGATGCCCGGCCAGCGCACAACCACGACTCCGGCCGGAAGGTCGCCCGATATTCACGGCAATTCCATCAGAGTTGCGGAGCTTATATCCGTCCTGGAAGGATCCAAATACGTCGAGCGCGTGGCGGTCAACTCTCCCAAAAACATTATCCGCGCGAAAAAGGCGATAAAGACGGCATTTGAAACACAGCTTGCGGGCAAAGGTTTTTCTCTGGTGGAAGTGCTTTCACAGTGTCCCGTGGATTGGAGAATGACACCGTGTGATTCCGTCGGCTGGGTCGAATCCGAAATGATGAAATATTACCCCTTGGGGATAATCAAAAAATAA
- a CDS encoding 3-methyl-2-oxobutanoate dehydrogenase subunit VorB (catalyzes the coenzyme A-dependent oxidation of 3-methyl-2-oxobutanoate coupled to the reduction of ferredoxin producing S-(2-methylpropanoyl)-CoA) encodes MRGDKRILMKGNIAICRGALAGGLDAYYGYPITPQNEIPEYMSRKLPERGKVFIQAESELASINMVLGSAVAGFRAMTSSSSPGISLMQEGISYLAGCELPCLIVNVQRGGPGLGNIAGSQSDYFQAVKGGGHGDYRLIVYSPSGVQEMYEIARSAFVVAEKYRNPVMILTDGFSGQMMEPVLLPPDTSPPPRATASWALDGCRGRAPRLTRSLLMADGALEKHNLKLRDKYETVKKNETRCETYLTDDAEVIIVAAGIAARIARAVVNSARSGGSKVGLIRPVTLWPFPQEVIRASAANKGGKLKGFLTVELNMGQMVEDVRLAVDGKAPVEFLGRPGGGLPTTEEILAAVRKIL; translated from the coding sequence ATGCGCGGCGACAAACGCATACTTATGAAGGGCAACATCGCAATTTGCCGGGGCGCTCTGGCCGGAGGTTTGGACGCCTATTACGGATACCCGATTACGCCGCAGAACGAAATCCCGGAATATATGTCCCGCAAACTCCCGGAGCGCGGCAAGGTTTTCATACAGGCCGAATCGGAACTTGCCTCAATCAATATGGTGCTGGGTTCGGCCGTAGCGGGCTTTCGCGCTATGACTTCATCGTCTTCTCCGGGTATCTCGCTTATGCAGGAGGGAATATCCTATCTTGCGGGTTGCGAATTGCCCTGTCTCATCGTAAACGTTCAGCGCGGCGGTCCCGGTCTGGGGAATATCGCGGGTTCGCAGTCGGACTATTTTCAAGCCGTCAAAGGCGGCGGCCACGGCGATTACCGTCTTATAGTTTATTCTCCGTCGGGTGTTCAGGAAATGTACGAGATTGCCCGTTCGGCCTTTGTCGTCGCCGAAAAATACCGCAATCCCGTAATGATACTGACCGACGGCTTTTCCGGCCAGATGATGGAACCCGTTTTGCTGCCGCCCGATACATCCCCGCCCCCCCGCGCGACCGCTTCGTGGGCGCTTGACGGATGCCGCGGACGAGCGCCGCGTCTGACCCGCTCGCTTCTTATGGCCGACGGGGCTCTCGAAAAACATAATCTTAAGCTGCGCGACAAATACGAAACCGTCAAAAAAAACGAGACCCGCTGCGAGACATATCTGACCGACGACGCCGAAGTAATAATCGTCGCGGCCGGAATCGCCGCCCGTATCGCCCGCGCCGTGGTGAATTCGGCGCGCTCCGGCGGCTCAAAAGTCGGCCTCATCCGCCCCGTCACACTGTGGCCGTTTCCGCAGGAAGTCATACGCGCGTCCGCCGCGAACAAGGGCGGGAAACTCAAAGGGTTCCTTACGGTCGAACTGAATATGGGCCAGATGGTCGAAGACGTCCGCCTCGCCGTCGACGGCAAGGCGCCCGTGGAATTCCTGGGACGTCCCGGCGGAGGACTTCCCACAACCGAAGAAATCCTTGCGGCTGTCCGCAAAATTTTATGA
- the recN gene encoding DNA repair protein RecN produces the protein MITTLAVKNYVLIDELTIEFSDGLNVFTGETGAGKSIIVDAAGFLVGEKMPSSIVRDGAQSCTITGIFTLPSASDAVRLLLERGYTHETNSSDEEVVVRRELDSSGRTRCYINDKPSTVAFLKELGGRLIDIHGQHEHQMLLDPAFQREFLDGYASAGRELKSYRAAHSRVADITSRLASLDLDIKEKARLIDLYEYQIKDIDSANLAAGDEERIAEILPQMKNAGRLKEAAATIKGIIDSDEGSISSSLARLSRELTKSAELGAPFASDLTALDTMSAALAGINESVTDFLDRAASFDESKVDELISKLDKIDRLKKKYGATIEEILAFRRVASERLDALKTGEETKTDLENELAAETNKIKTAASALSKRRKSAAGQLVGKVSSELNDLGLVKAEFSILVERDEISPAQWTSYGADRIEFMFSANSGERLRPLKDIISGGEMSRFMLALKTVGAGSSGFSPIMIFDEIDAGLSGPSGQIVGAKLRSLSLSGQTIAITHLAQIAAFAARHFFVEKYESAGRTVTRVRRLSVEEIRPEIARMLSGRKVTDTALRHADELIRQAKSVAPPK, from the coding sequence ATGATAACGACCCTTGCCGTAAAAAACTATGTTCTGATCGACGAACTCACCATAGAGTTCTCCGACGGCCTCAACGTATTCACCGGCGAAACCGGCGCGGGGAAATCCATAATTGTCGACGCCGCGGGATTTCTCGTCGGCGAAAAAATGCCGTCTTCGATCGTCCGCGACGGCGCGCAATCCTGCACGATAACCGGAATTTTCACCCTGCCGTCGGCTTCCGACGCGGTGCGGTTGCTTTTGGAGCGAGGGTATACGCACGAAACGAATTCTTCCGACGAAGAGGTCGTTGTCCGACGGGAGTTGGATTCGTCGGGACGCACCAGATGCTATATCAACGATAAACCCTCGACCGTGGCTTTTCTTAAAGAACTGGGCGGACGTCTCATAGACATTCACGGCCAGCACGAGCACCAGATGCTGCTTGACCCCGCCTTCCAGAGAGAATTTCTCGACGGTTACGCCTCCGCCGGTCGCGAACTCAAATCCTACCGCGCGGCGCATTCGCGCGTGGCCGACATTACATCGCGTCTGGCGTCGCTGGATCTGGACATCAAGGAAAAAGCCCGCCTCATCGATTTATACGAGTATCAGATAAAAGATATCGATTCGGCGAATCTTGCCGCCGGCGACGAAGAACGCATAGCCGAAATACTGCCGCAAATGAAAAACGCGGGACGTCTCAAAGAGGCCGCCGCGACAATAAAAGGAATCATAGATTCCGACGAAGGTTCCATATCGTCGTCACTGGCGCGTTTATCGCGCGAATTGACCAAATCCGCCGAACTTGGCGCGCCTTTCGCATCCGACCTTACAGCTCTTGATACTATGTCAGCGGCGCTGGCCGGAATAAACGAAAGTGTAACCGATTTTCTCGACAGAGCGGCCTCTTTCGACGAGAGTAAAGTCGACGAACTGATATCCAAGCTTGATAAAATAGACCGCCTCAAAAAAAAATACGGAGCGACCATAGAAGAAATACTCGCATTCCGGCGTGTCGCGTCGGAACGTCTTGACGCTCTCAAAACCGGCGAAGAGACAAAGACGGACCTCGAAAACGAACTTGCAGCGGAAACAAACAAAATCAAAACCGCCGCCTCCGCGCTCTCCAAAAGACGAAAGTCCGCCGCCGGACAACTGGTCGGGAAAGTATCCTCGGAGCTAAATGACCTCGGACTCGTGAAGGCCGAATTCTCGATTCTTGTGGAGCGCGACGAAATTTCTCCCGCTCAATGGACGTCTTACGGAGCCGATAGAATCGAGTTTATGTTTTCCGCCAATTCCGGCGAAAGATTGCGTCCGCTCAAAGACATAATCTCCGGCGGAGAGATGTCGCGTTTTATGCTGGCGCTCAAGACCGTGGGCGCCGGCTCGTCGGGATTTTCGCCCATAATGATTTTTGACGAGATAGACGCCGGACTCAGCGGCCCCTCAGGACAGATAGTGGGCGCCAAACTGCGGTCGCTGTCGCTGTCCGGCCAGACGATAGCCATTACACATCTTGCCCAGATAGCCGCTTTTGCGGCAAGGCACTTTTTCGTAGAAAAATACGAATCCGCCGGACGCACCGTTACGCGCGTCCGACGGCTTTCCGTCGAAGAAATACGTCCGGAGATAGCCCGAATGCTTTCCGGACGGAAAGTGACCGATACCGCCCTTCGCCACGCCGATGAACTTATCCGTCAGGCAAAATCGGTTGCGCCGCCGAAATAG
- a CDS encoding alanine--tRNA ligase — MKSSDVRKKFIDFFASRGHIVKPSDALIPSSDPTMLFTSAGMVPFKDYFAGKRKDLKRAVSSQKCFRTTDIDRIGKTPRHLSFFEMLGNFGFGDYFKKEAIAWSWEFLVGEMRLSESRLYVTVYKDDTEALEIWKKIIDPSRIYKLGDETNFWNMGPTGPCGPCSEIIYDLGESHGCGKKGCDPGCDCARWLEVWNLVFTQFNRSSDGKLSPLPQKNIDTGMGLERLAMVVSGSDDVFGTDLFLPLMAKAASLTGVPLDKNSVALRTIADHARSSLFLMADGISPSNDGRGYVLRRIIRRAQRAGKSLGCDKPFLYEIIPAVCEIMSSAYPETAAQLENVSALLKKEEEKFLETLDSGLAILEEMLKNAKHKKLSGKDAFNLYETYGFPYDMTRDICAERGIAVDDGEFAEAEDAAKKIARASWKGVDAVKTTVYEEIKTRIGATVFTGYDGLSRETAVAALLSTAGPSDKISAGDAGEVFLKETPFYAESGGQSGDSGRLIWSGGEAVVADVRKAVDGLSAHGIKVTKGELSVGQKVRAEVDPVRRKDIARHHTATHLLHKALRETLGRGAVQSGSLVAPDYLRFDFAHSAAPAKEQLDEIERKVNEAVRADFVVRTTVDDLDAARKKGAMALFGEKYGNKVRMVEVGAEHSLELCGGTHVGSTGEIGFFKIISESSVGSGLRRITAVCGKYAEDYVRDSQKLLDEIAGILKASRADVALRAAKLFEHARELEKRLSGEAAGAVAAEIAAAASRAKAFGGVRLAFCVLEDRDAAAAGPAAAELLKALGGEGVALAAAARGESFAYAVAVSPSAADDPRMAATAVAKRFASAASAAGGGGKPTFARGGGKNVAGIKKGIASVEEYLAEITK, encoded by the coding sequence ATGAAATCGTCCGACGTAAGAAAAAAGTTTATTGATTTTTTCGCATCGCGCGGCCATATCGTAAAACCTTCCGACGCCCTTATACCGTCGAGCGACCCGACTATGCTGTTCACATCAGCGGGGATGGTGCCGTTTAAGGATTATTTCGCAGGGAAGCGCAAGGATTTAAAGCGGGCGGTGTCGAGCCAGAAATGTTTCAGGACTACCGATATCGACCGCATCGGAAAAACGCCGAGGCATCTGAGTTTTTTTGAAATGCTCGGGAATTTCGGTTTCGGGGATTATTTCAAAAAAGAGGCGATAGCGTGGAGCTGGGAGTTTCTCGTCGGAGAAATGCGTCTGAGCGAATCGCGGCTATACGTCACTGTTTACAAGGACGACACCGAAGCGCTTGAAATCTGGAAAAAGATAATTGATCCGTCCAGAATATACAAGCTCGGAGATGAAACGAATTTCTGGAATATGGGTCCGACAGGGCCTTGCGGGCCGTGCTCCGAGATAATCTACGATTTGGGCGAGTCGCACGGCTGCGGAAAAAAGGGCTGCGACCCCGGGTGCGATTGCGCGCGGTGGCTTGAGGTCTGGAATCTTGTATTTACTCAATTCAACCGTTCGTCCGACGGAAAACTCTCTCCTTTGCCTCAAAAAAATATAGATACGGGAATGGGTTTGGAGCGCCTGGCGATGGTGGTTTCCGGCTCCGACGACGTGTTCGGCACGGATTTGTTTTTGCCGCTGATGGCTAAGGCGGCTTCGCTGACGGGCGTTCCGCTCGACAAGAATTCCGTCGCGCTCAGAACAATCGCCGACCATGCGCGCTCATCGCTTTTTCTTATGGCCGACGGCATTTCTCCGTCGAACGACGGCCGCGGTTATGTTTTAAGAAGGATAATACGCCGGGCGCAAAGAGCGGGCAAGTCGCTCGGATGCGACAAGCCGTTTCTCTATGAAATCATTCCGGCGGTTTGCGAAATTATGTCGTCCGCCTATCCCGAGACGGCCGCGCAGCTTGAAAACGTGTCGGCGCTTCTGAAAAAAGAGGAAGAAAAATTTCTGGAGACGCTCGATTCGGGCTTGGCAATTCTTGAAGAGATGCTTAAAAACGCGAAGCACAAAAAATTATCGGGCAAGGACGCTTTCAATTTGTACGAAACTTACGGGTTCCCGTACGATATGACCAGAGACATCTGCGCCGAGCGCGGCATAGCCGTGGATGACGGCGAATTCGCCGAGGCCGAGGACGCGGCAAAGAAAATAGCCAGAGCGTCGTGGAAAGGCGTAGACGCGGTAAAGACAACGGTTTATGAGGAGATTAAGACGCGCATCGGCGCTACGGTTTTTACGGGTTACGACGGACTATCGCGCGAGACGGCGGTTGCCGCGCTTTTGTCGACCGCGGGGCCGTCCGATAAGATTTCGGCGGGAGACGCCGGCGAGGTATTCCTAAAAGAAACGCCTTTTTACGCCGAGTCGGGCGGTCAGTCGGGCGATTCCGGACGTTTGATTTGGTCCGGCGGCGAAGCCGTGGTGGCGGATGTCCGCAAGGCCGTAGACGGTCTTTCGGCTCACGGCATAAAAGTTACAAAGGGAGAACTTTCCGTCGGGCAAAAGGTGCGGGCCGAGGTGGATCCTGTCCGCAGAAAAGATATAGCGCGACATCACACCGCGACGCATTTGCTCCACAAGGCGTTGCGCGAGACGCTTGGCAGGGGAGCTGTGCAGTCGGGTTCGCTGGTCGCTCCGGATTATCTGCGGTTCGACTTCGCGCATTCCGCGGCGCCCGCCAAAGAACAACTTGACGAGATAGAGCGAAAAGTCAACGAAGCCGTCCGCGCCGATTTCGTCGTGCGTACCACCGTCGACGATCTGGATGCGGCAAGAAAAAAAGGGGCTATGGCGCTTTTCGGCGAGAAGTATGGCAATAAAGTCAGGATGGTGGAGGTCGGCGCCGAACATTCGCTTGAACTTTGCGGCGGAACTCACGTAGGTTCGACGGGGGAAATCGGATTTTTTAAGATAATTTCGGAGTCGTCCGTCGGCAGCGGTCTGCGAAGGATAACCGCTGTCTGCGGAAAGTACGCCGAGGATTACGTGCGCGACTCTCAGAAATTGCTGGATGAAATAGCCGGTATATTGAAGGCCTCCCGCGCCGATGTCGCTTTGCGCGCGGCTAAGCTCTTCGAGCACGCCAGGGAACTCGAAAAACGTCTGTCGGGCGAGGCGGCGGGAGCCGTCGCCGCGGAAATAGCCGCGGCCGCTTCGCGCGCGAAGGCCTTCGGCGGAGTTAGGTTGGCTTTCTGCGTTCTTGAAGACCGCGACGCCGCAGCGGCCGGGCCGGCCGCCGCCGAGCTTTTGAAAGCGCTCGGCGGCGAGGGCGTGGCCCTCGCCGCGGCCGCGCGAGGCGAATCCTTCGCCTACGCCGTGGCGGTGTCTCCTTCGGCGGCCGACGACCCGCGCATGGCGGCGACAGCCGTCGCCAAAAGATTCGCCTCGGCGGCCTCGGCGGCCGGCGGCGGAGGCAAGCCGACCTTCGCGCGCGGAGGCGGCAAAAACGTCGCGGGAATCAAAAAAGGCATAGCTTCCGTCGAAGAATACCTCGCGGAAATCACGAAATAA